CAGCTTGATTTCCCTGTCTAATTTGTGGATCACGCAACTCGCCGCTGAGAACTAACTCACATGATGGGCGGGCGAACAGATGGACAAAAAACCGATACTTTACCTGAGTCATTGCGGTTCGAGCATCGGCGGGGGTGAAAAGCAGCTTGCGTATCTCGTTGCAAATATTGACCGAGCGCGCTATCGTCCCCTCGTCGTTTGTCCTGACGATGGTGTTTTTGTGGAACACTTGAGGCGTGTTGATATTCCGACAGTGGTTCTTGAGCTTCCGCCGTGGCGGAAAGCGCGATCGTTGATAACGAGGTACAGTGCCGCTGGAAAATTAGTCGCACTTGCGAAAACACACAGCGTGCACCTTGTCCATACCTCTGATTCTTGGTTGAATCCGTATCTATGGTTTCTCAAAAAGCGGTTGAAAGTACCTGTTGTTTCACACGTGCGAAACCTCCTTACATCGGATCAGGTATGGAAATACAGGTTCGATCGGATAGACAGGACTATCGCTATCTCGGAGCAGAGCAAGGACCCGCTGATTCAAGCTGGGATTGATGCGCGAAAGGTTGATGTCATATACAATTGTGTTGATTTGTCCGTTTTTCAACCCGCGTATCGACCCGCACATCCGGGGGAATATGTTGTCGGTATCGTGGGTAGAATTGAACCCTTCAAACGCCAGAAGGAATTTGTTGAGATAGCCGCGAAGGTCACTGCGCAATGCAAAAAGGTGAGGTTTCGGGTCATCGGTGCCGCATTGGATATGCCGGAGCATCGCATTTATGAGCAGGAAGTCCGCCAGTTGGTGGCAAAATATGGATTACAAGCGTTTATTCACTTCGCTGGGCACCGCACGGATATGCCTACCGCGATGCAGGAACTTGACCTCCTCGTAACCCTTTCAGCAGGGAGCGTCATTGCCGAGGCGATGGCGACTGGTAAGCCTGTCATCGGGACACCTATCGGTAGCACGGCTGAGATGATTGTTCACGGGGTAACGGGATATGTTGTGCCCTTAGACTCGATAGAGGGAATCGCGGATAAAATTATTGAACTCGCCGAAGATCCGATCCAAAGCGTACGTATGGGACAAGCCGGAAGAAAACATGCCGAGGAAACGTTTGACATTGAAATGCATGTTCAAAAGGTACAGGATATTTATAAGAAATTGTTAACTATAGGTTGAAATTTTTAAGGGATTGAAGTATAATAATGGCAGCATCATTTCGTTAGGAGGAGAGGAACAATGCTCACGCAAGAACAGTGTGATTTTTACGAGGAGAACGGTTACATCGGTGTTGAGGCGGTGCTAACAGCGGAAGAGGTCGCCGATCTTCAACGCGTCACCGATGAATTTGTTGAGAAATCGAGAGAGGTTACCGAACATACCGACATCTTTGATTTGGAGCCAGGGCATACTCCCGCGAATCCGCGCGTGCGTCGTATCAAGAGTCCAGCACTCTATCATACCGTCTACGATCAGACCTTACGGCATCCGAAGATTCTGGATATAGTAGAGCAGCTTATTGGATCCGGTGTTCGGTATAATGGGCATAAATTGAATATGAAGTATCCGGAGTTCGGAAGTCCGGTTGAATGGCATCAGGATTGGGCGTTCTATCCGCATACCAACGATGATCTGCTTGCAGTCGGTGTCGTGATTGACGATATGACTGTGGAAAACGGGGCATTGATGATAATTCCGGGTTCCCATAGGGGACCGACCTTAGATCATCACCAGGATGGTGCTTTTATCGGTGCGGTTACTGACCCTGATTTCACACCAGAGGGTGCGGTGCCTGTAGAATTGAAGGCAGGTGGGATCACGCTCCATCATGTCCGTGCGCTACACGGTTCTGCTCCGAATACTTCTGACAGATCGCGTCGCTTACTTCTCTTCCAGTATTGCGCGGTAGATGCGTGGCCTCTGAAGGGTATACCGGATTGGGATGCCTTCAACGACCTTATCATTCGTGGGGAACCGACGAATCAACCCCGTATGGTGGTTGCTCCGGTGCGTATGCCGGAACCATACGCGGAGTTGAAAGGTTCAATCTACGAAGTGCAGTCTCTGCTTGACAATCCGCTCTATGCCAAGGCGTAGTAGGGTTAAAATAGAAAGTGCGAGGCACGAAGACCTCGCACTAACACACAGATTTGGTTCTTGTGAAAAAAGAAAAGGCGAGTCAATCTTGCCTTACCGACTAAGGTTTACTCAGCTGTTTTCGCGGTAAAACCTGCACCTTCAACAGCCTTTACGAGCGTGTCCGTTTCGACCTTGCCCTTCTCAACCTTCACAACGGCTTTATTCTCAGCCATAGAAACACTGACAACCTCAGAGACACCCGTAACCTTTTTGAGTGCTTCCTGCACCTTACCGGTACACATACTTCACGTCATTCCAGTCACGGTCAGCGTCACTTCTTCAATAGTTGCTTCAGCGGTTTGCTGTTGGTTGTCTGCACACGCGGCCACGAATAAGAGTGCGGCGAGGCAGATAAATACAATTCCGGCGTTTAACTGACGCATAGGTCTATCCCTCTTATTTGTAGAGCGATTTCCTGTCGCTCCTCTTCAACTTTATCTATAAACAGGAAAGGTGGGTAAAGCCCACCCTTCCGGTTAAGCGGTTAAGCTTTATTCAGCGACTTTGGCGTCGAAACCTGTATCTGTAATGACCTTGGCGACTTTGTCAGCTGAAACTTTACTCTTCTCGATCTTTACAACGGCTGTATTGCTCTCATCAGAGACGCTTACCACTTCAGTCACACCGGGAGTGTTCTTGAGTGCTTCCTGCACTTTGCTGGTACACGCGCCTCACGTCATGCCCGTGACATCGAACGTTACTTCTTGGATCTTTTCACCGAAAAGTCCACAACCGACCATGAAGACAAAGACAACGAGAAAGATCAGCGATAATCTTGCGATATGCATGGGTTAACCTCCTTGAATTAGTTATTTACCATTTTAACACGTATTAATTTTTTTGGCAATATTTTTAAAAAATAATGCAGATACATCCCGTATTACGCGCCAAAGTTTCAAAAGTTACCGTCGACGATAGCCTGCCTGCTCTGATAGCGCGTAGAGTTGGGAATTTTTCATGAAACGAATATCCTGTCCTCGCAATTTCCGTCCATACCGCTTTTCCAAGAATTGAATGCGTTCCTGTCGGTCGGGGAGCGGCATCCGTTTAGGGGTCTGCATTTTGAGCAATTCCTCACGTGATATTTTTTTCGGAGATGTAGGTGCTTGTGGTTTATTATAGTAGCATTTGGGGCATACGGCATAACGCGGATAGCGGAGCCGACCGCAGCGGCAACGTGCTGTTCCATCGGGCCCACCGAGGGGTTCTTTCTGTATTTTTTCTGTTGCCATTGGGTTACCTCCGATGCACATCTAAAAACGTAAAGACCTTTTGAATCCGTTGGAGCTGCCTTTGAAACGCAGCAGCACGCTCAAATTGAAGTGCTTCGGATGCGCGGTCCCGCCTTTCAATCAGACTCGTCTCCACCTTTTCATACGCGCCGTCAAGTAGGTTGACAATATCCGTTATGGTTTCTCCATAGGCTTCGCGCGTGATGAGTGCCGCACAAGGAGCATCACAACGCTTCACATGGTATTGGAAACAGGCACGAAATCCTGGAACCGGTGTAATTTCCCCTTCGCATGTGCGAACTGAGAAAATCCGCTGTAAAATATCAATCGCTTCGTCTGTCCATCGGCGACTCGACAGCGGACCGAAATATCTCGCGCCATCCGGTTGTGTTTCAGAAACCCGTTCAAGTCGTGGAAAAGCCTCTCCGACATCTATCCGAATATACCAAGATGACCGCCCATACTTCATGGCGGTGTTATAGGAAGGTTGATGCTCTTGAATCAGGCGTGACTCTAAGAAGAGTGCTTCCTGCTCTGAACGACACACCTGATAGCGCACATCTGTCGTCCATCGGATGAGTCTTTTAATTTTGCTTGGGCGTTTTTTTACCTTATGGAGGTAGGAGTGGACCCGCTTCCGTAGACATTTTGCTTTACCGATATAGAGGATCGTCCCCGAAGCCCCTCGAAAAAAGTAGACACCTGGATCCGTAGGTACATCGGCGACCATTTCTCGCGTTAGCATAGCTTAATTCACATCGTGATGTTGTTTGTTACAATTTATCCTATCATATTTTCCGAAACTATTCAATGAAAA
This portion of the Candidatus Poribacteria bacterium genome encodes:
- a CDS encoding glycosyltransferase family 4 protein; the encoded protein is MDKKPILYLSHCGSSIGGGEKQLAYLVANIDRARYRPLVVCPDDGVFVEHLRRVDIPTVVLELPPWRKARSLITRYSAAGKLVALAKTHSVHLVHTSDSWLNPYLWFLKKRLKVPVVSHVRNLLTSDQVWKYRFDRIDRTIAISEQSKDPLIQAGIDARKVDVIYNCVDLSVFQPAYRPAHPGEYVVGIVGRIEPFKRQKEFVEIAAKVTAQCKKVRFRVIGAALDMPEHRIYEQEVRQLVAKYGLQAFIHFAGHRTDMPTAMQELDLLVTLSAGSVIAEAMATGKPVIGTPIGSTAEMIVHGVTGYVVPLDSIEGIADKIIELAEDPIQSVRMGQAGRKHAEETFDIEMHVQKVQDIYKKLLTIG
- a CDS encoding phytanoyl-CoA dioxygenase family protein codes for the protein MLTQEQCDFYEENGYIGVEAVLTAEEVADLQRVTDEFVEKSREVTEHTDIFDLEPGHTPANPRVRRIKSPALYHTVYDQTLRHPKILDIVEQLIGSGVRYNGHKLNMKYPEFGSPVEWHQDWAFYPHTNDDLLAVGVVIDDMTVENGALMIIPGSHRGPTLDHHQDGAFIGAVTDPDFTPEGAVPVELKAGGITLHHVRALHGSAPNTSDRSRRLLLFQYCAVDAWPLKGIPDWDAFNDLIIRGEPTNQPRMVVAPVRMPEPYAELKGSIYEVQSLLDNPLYAKA
- a CDS encoding cation transporter, with the translated sequence MCTGKVQEALKKVTGVSEVVSVSMAENKAVVKVEKGKVETDTLVKAVEGAGFTAKTAE
- a CDS encoding GIY-YIG nuclease family protein, which encodes MLTREMVADVPTDPGVYFFRGASGTILYIGKAKCLRKRVHSYLHKVKKRPSKIKRLIRWTTDVRYQVCRSEQEALFLESRLIQEHQPSYNTAMKYGRSSWYIRIDVGEAFPRLERVSETQPDGARYFGPLSSRRWTDEAIDILQRIFSVRTCEGEITPVPGFRACFQYHVKRCDAPCAALITREAYGETITDIVNLLDGAYEKVETSLIERRDRASEALQFERAAAFQRQLQRIQKVFTFLDVHRR